From a region of the Pieris brassicae chromosome 13, ilPieBrab1.1, whole genome shotgun sequence genome:
- the LOC123717795 gene encoding neuronal membrane glycoprotein M6-a, whose amino-acid sequence MGDPCQACLTRVPHATLIATIMCCLGVGVFCGTMYRGSALSILMFDEVFHFRLIWIEALQMIFIVGSACMAALGFMLLCLGCLTTGATRQRVYRAWRARVGGRISCAIFMIITYILTFTWIILLGFLVITTFLFTIFWNLCSKPGNIELSTCIDFTQFDFMFPASVKQEDMKICEAHKMKLFCKDYVEKAEFMFILAMVSCLLVILSLVHYLMCLSANYAHIRDHEKFQELQELQYLTNPNLHASKDRF is encoded by the coding sequence ATGGGTGATCCGTGTCAAGCTTGTCTTACAAGAGTACCCCATGCTACTTTAATAGCCACTATAATGTGCTGCTTGGGCGTGGGGGTGTTTTGTGGAACGATGTACCGAGGTTCAGCGCTATCTATATTAATGTTCGACGAAGTATTTCACTTTCGCCTAATATGGATCGAAGCTCTACAAATGATATTTATAGTTGGGAGTGCTTGTATGGCCGCTTTAGGATTCATGCTCCTCTGTTTAGGATGCCTTACTACTGGTGCCACGAGACAAAGAGTTTATCGTGCTTGGCGAGCTAGAGTCGGCGGCAGGATCTCTTGCGCAATATTCATGATAATAACCTACATATTGACATTTACTTGGATAATATTGCTTGGTTTCCTTGTGATaactacatttttattcacaatattttGGAATCTATGTTCTAAACCAGGAAACATTGAATTATCAACTTGCATAGATTTTACACAGTTTGATTTCATGTTTCCTGCTTCTGTTAAACAAGAAGATATGAAAATCTGTGAAGCTCATAAAATGAAACTATTTTGCAAGGACTATGTTGAGAAAGCtgaatttatgtttattcttGCTATGGTGTCATGCCTTCTTGTTATTCTGAGTTTGGTACACTATTTAATGTGTTTATCTGCTAACTATGCTCACATAAGAGATCATGAGAAATTCCAGGAGTTACAAGAATTGCAATACCTCACAAACCCAAACCTACATGCCTCCAAAGACAGATTCTAG